From Bacillus basilensis, a single genomic window includes:
- a CDS encoding patatin family protein — MKNIGLVLEGGGMKGLYTAGVLEYFMEKNLFFPYVVGVSAGACMGATYLSRQKGRNKKVNTELVADHRYISYRNLIRKRELFGMDFLFDEVPNKIVPFDFQTFLNSNEQFVIGTTDCESGQAIYYNKTEHGNDILKIIRASSSVPFIAPAVEYDNRKLLDGGIIDPIPVLKAQTDGYQKNVVIMTKPEGYEKQRNKFSGLAKILYRKYPNIAQSLVEHYRFYNETISYMNQIGQKDNFYIIQPSVQLPISGIERSKEKLVNLYNLGYTDAQYHYENLLNWIEK; from the coding sequence ATGAAAAATATCGGTTTAGTATTAGAGGGCGGAGGAATGAAAGGTTTGTATACTGCAGGCGTACTCGAATATTTTATGGAAAAGAACTTATTCTTTCCTTATGTAGTCGGCGTATCGGCTGGAGCCTGTATGGGAGCAACTTATTTATCACGTCAAAAAGGGAGAAATAAAAAAGTAAATACAGAGCTAGTAGCAGATCACCGTTATATATCTTATCGAAATTTGATTCGAAAACGTGAATTATTCGGAATGGATTTTTTATTTGATGAAGTACCTAATAAAATTGTACCATTTGATTTTCAAACTTTCTTAAACTCAAATGAACAGTTTGTCATAGGGACGACTGATTGCGAATCAGGACAGGCTATTTATTATAATAAAACAGAACACGGAAATGATATTTTAAAAATCATTCGTGCCTCAAGTTCTGTACCGTTTATAGCACCTGCTGTAGAATATGATAATCGAAAATTGCTAGATGGAGGAATTATAGATCCTATTCCGGTTTTAAAAGCTCAAACTGATGGTTATCAAAAAAACGTTGTAATTATGACAAAGCCAGAAGGATATGAGAAGCAGCGAAATAAATTTTCAGGCCTAGCTAAAATTTTATATAGGAAATATCCGAATATCGCACAATCTTTAGTAGAACATTATCGTTTTTATAATGAGACGATATCTTATATGAATCAAATAGGACAAAAAGATAACTTTTATATCATTCAGCCTAGCGTACAGCTTCCAATAAGCGGGATAGAAAGAAGTAAAGAAAAGCTCGTTAATTTATATAATCTTGGCTATACAGATGCTCAATATCATTATGAAAACTTATTAAATTGGATAGAGAAATAA
- a CDS encoding YxiJ-like family protein: protein MKLGKQIIFKELQKMHSPLHKQFPYRATAKMQRNLKSKFTEDDCINADFNHYWMHTAATLSSVLNGNEQNITFQQIKWLKKSFFEWFPQYRFLETEIVKYPILYRDFMNYEKTRKLLLYYLTE, encoded by the coding sequence TTGAAGTTAGGAAAACAAATTATTTTTAAGGAATTGCAGAAAATGCATAGTCCATTACATAAACAGTTTCCATATCGTGCTACAGCAAAAATGCAGCGAAACTTAAAAAGTAAATTTACCGAAGATGACTGTATAAACGCTGATTTTAATCATTATTGGATGCATACAGCAGCAACTTTAAGTTCTGTACTAAACGGAAACGAACAGAACATTACATTTCAGCAAATCAAGTGGTTAAAAAAATCGTTTTTTGAGTGGTTTCCGCAATATCGTTTTCTAGAAACAGAAATTGTGAAGTATCCCATTTTGTATAGAGATTTCATGAATTATGAGAAGACCAGGAAGTTATTACTGTATTACCTTACTGAATAA